TCATTGGGGAACACTAGGCTCATACGTGAAGACAGAGAAGCCTCTCAGCTCAGTTCCCATGACCTTGAAGAGCGCCTACGTGTGCCTAGGGCCATTTGTCTATTGCAATGCAGTGGTGACCTTTTCGATGACGCTTTGGCTGCGTCAATTGCTAAGCGTTTTCTGGGTGGTGTTAGTTTTTCACCTACTTCGCGTGATTTGGAGTCTCTGGAGTCTTTATGTATTTCCAACACTCCATCCCATTTTACTAGTAAAATTTTGGTCACTGAGCCCTTTACCCATAGCTCAGAATCCTTGCTCTAATCTCCTTTGAACTCGTGAGATAGACCCATTCTGATATCATGGATCTGTCATTGATCTCATCCAATATGCAACCCAAAGCTCAGGAGAATCTTTCTCCCACTTAGACTCCTTTTCCTCTAATCTCTTTTCCCCTAGCACAAGGATCTTCTTCATTGTTCTAGAATAAGGTCTTCAAAGTCTCAGGAATTTTGAAAGGTAGAAGATGCAATAAGCTCCTTCCAGAACTTAATAAGCTCCTTACAAACCTTCTTGTGGTGTCTCCAAAGTTGCATAAAGAGGGTAAATCCAAAAAAGTGAAGTGAAAGAGATTATCTCTTGTATCTAAAACTGCCTCAATCTCTAGAGATTCAATTGATTTAGAAATTGCCCATCATTCAGACAGTGACATCTCCAGGATAAACTCTCTAGTTCTCAAGTCCTGTGGGAATCATAGCTTCCCCTCGCCCTACTTGGATCCTTATGAAGAAGCAATTAACACCTTAAAGGTGGGTAGGAAGTTGGAATTAACCCTTGTCCAACCAAACcaagttatttttaattattttattgagGATAAAACTAAGATGGTTAATCAAGATGGTTGAGTTTCTTGGTTTATTTTGTTTTAGCTTCTTCGACCTGTTAGTGTTAGGCTTTTGGGCCCTTCTGGTTTTCTTCAGTCCCCTTCCTTTGTTTTAGAGCATTTTGGTGTCTCTTCTGGTTAGTCATTTTTGGTCTACGAAGGAGGAGTATTTTGGGTCCCCTTGTGTATCAAGTACCCCTAGCTCTCACTCACTACATCATAGCAGGGTGTTGATGCTGTCACTCCTCTGTGGTCAGTTGTTTAGTTTAGTTTGGTACACTATTCGCTTTTGATTTTGGTTGGTCTAATTTTTGGATTTCTAAGGATGATCATCTCTGGTATTTCCTCTAGCTAGCAGGTCATGCATTCGGATTAGGGCTTAATATCGTAGGCATGGAAGGCAGCTAGCTAGCGATTTTCACCAATATCTATAAAATTTTAGCCTCTTGTTCTATTTTGTTTTCtcgttttttataaattttgataattgttcCTGAACTTATTTAGTTGTAATATTTCAGTAACATAAAACCTTCATTAAtccatcaacttttaaattttgtactggaaaatctctctaacctccaattacaagtttttcagttagacgctgacctgaacAGTTCCAGTATAGAGCTTAGttattatttctcttttttctctcaatccatgtgtaaattgaatcctttatagacagaataatttttcatacgtaaagagaataattttacactttgcataaaagATGAGAGAAAAATATTGATTAAACGTTAcgcgggagctattcacatcagtttctaactgaagaattagtaattgaaagtcagaggaaTTTTATTgtagaaaatttgaaagtttaggaggttttatgttacattttaaaattaaagaaccATAATATTaaaactatataagttcaggaacatttgttgaaatttatccGTTGTTCTTTGCTATCTTTGTTGAATTTTTTGTTGAACTATTTCTCAAGTTTTTGTCTTCTTGGGCTAGTTGAGCTATTATCCTTATGCAGATTTCTCCAACCTTGTTGTTCTCTTTTATTCCTAATAAAATTTTGCTTGCTTATGAAACAAATTGCAAtacattaatatatatttattctaTATACCTATAAATTTATATAGTATatatccataattttttttttcactaacTTTACACCTTTtagattattaatattattttttaaaataatattaatattactaaataaaaatattatatatatatatatatatatatatatatattaagaggATATTTTAAAAATGATCACATGATTTAAcctattttaaattatttcatatctttaattaatatttctacaatattactatattttttatttatattgtaaaatctttattaaaaaaaattttgagaaataaaaatattagtttacataaaaataataaatataaaatttaaagtaattaaaaataaatttaaaatattattttatttttatatattaaaattaaaaatatgaagattacaatttttaatatattatcatTAGGCACTTGCAAAAGCACATTAAATTTGCTAGTATAATAAATTATGGAAAAATGAGAAAGCAAGCATGTTTTTCTCTCCAAATATGATTATAAAATTACGTCAAGTggcaatttatttataaaatataatttatttaattttattaaattttttttattttttattaattagttattgAGTTTTTTTAATTATGATTATGTTATTAATTATCTAATTATGTATATGTAAGCTATAACTTATTAtctgtaaaaaaaaaatacaaattatttaatgaTTATCCCTTAATTATTATTAGAAAAGttacaatatattaacatatttATTCCATATGcagacaataattttttttttgcactACATTCTTTTGTGCTTTTgagattatatattaataatattttttagaatattaataataataatattactataatatttaaatacattaTATTTCTCTAATATATTAAGaggatataaaaaattttaatattctaaAGTGATGAAAATGATTAAATGATTTAACAAAtctcaaattattttatatttttaatcacTATTTTTactatgaatttttctttaaaaaatttgagagataaaaagTTTATTCTATataaaaaagtaataaaatataatttaattaataaataataaatttataatattatttgatttttatatattaaaatttaaaataatacaaattaaaattaattatatattaaaattattataagttAGTACGGTCACTTAgatagttttatttattttttgcggGGTATAAAAGTTCACtgctttattaaaaaaattttttgacattctaaaatttttaaaagtgtCGTTATACATTTTAACTCTTATAAACGTTAGATGATGCATCTTAAtttctataaataaaattaaaatatatttgagATCTTAATCGATCTATATcaacataattaaaatttataatatttaatttatatttttaataatattttaattttattttataataattaaagtatattatcagatattttaaaagtttaggatatTAAGAAATTTTGTGTGATAAAGTTGTGAAATAGAGTATTCCTCCTTTATTTTCTTATTTGATAGATTCGAACATTATCGTACACGTGTCTAGCACGAGAGGCTTTTGTTGCATTTTCATCACATAATAATTAACAAACACATctattaaaaaaacaaaaataataataatcacgCATTGCAATCAACCAATTAGACTTACACTGGGCTGCTGGGTTCCACGTATGTATGGCAATGATTGGTCACTAATttttcccttctttttttttttcctatatataaatataaaatagctATTTTCTCATTTCAAGCTGGACCTGAGTTTTAAGCAATGGAGAACATTCTTGGTCTTCTCAGAATTGGGGTGCGAAAAGGCATAAATCTTGCAGTTCGTGATCTTGGTAGCAGCGATCCTTATGTGATCATCACCATGGGACACCAGGTCTCTTCCTAATTTTCTTTTCTGTTTTGAGAGAATTTACCAGCTTTATAAGCTATTGATGGATCTTTTTAAGTTCATGATTTTCTGatttttcagttttttttttatataattttttaaatctcCCTCTTTGCCAGAATTAAGATAATATATATGCTTTTAGCTTTTGAATCATGTTTTCCCTCAGAGTTGCATTTCGTTCAAGAAGAAATTTGGCATATTTTACCTATTTTCTGTAATGCTCTATTTAATTACCAGTTCGGAGGAAGTGGCTTGATAATTGACTTTCTCGTTGAAAACGATtctcttttatgtttttaatggTAAATTTTTATGTCTTTGTTTTCTACCATATCGATTTTCGTTGGTTTAGTTATGATAATCTAATTCATGATTAAAACTTCACAATTTGGCATTAAATGGGTTCAAATTTGAAAACGTAATTTGTAAGAACGAGGTTATCCATCCTTAAATTAAATATGTATATTTCCTAATTCACCTTGCATgaatttcataataaatatttGATTTAACCGTAGTTGAACTCGTTCTTATACTAAATTTTGCACCCAtttgaaaaagaaagaaaagagtaTGCTTTTTTCATAAATGTCTCCAGGGAAAGGGCAGTAAAGGTTAGAGGGAATCATCGAGTGTTTGTTTGATCAGTTCTTGAGTTCACGAGGGAATTGCTTTAATGGTGTCTGTTGCATGTTGCCATCTTAATGTGAAATTCATCAAGGTGATTCATAAATAACAATTGTAACATGATAGATTATAGATGGACTCTGCAACTTGTTGGTTTGCAACTTTGCTTTACTGTTATTCTTCCTCCTATCTTTTCTGATGCACTGTGAGTTGATGCAGAAACTGAAGACTAAAGTGGTGAAAAGAAACTGCAATCCTGAATGGAATGAAGAACTAACTCTTTCCATTACAGATGTCAATGCTCCAATAAAATTAGTAAGTGATTCCCCTGCATTATTTATTGTGTTCTATTGTTCTTTATGCACAAAAGAAATGCTAATCATTTCCTTGCTCAATAATCTAATACCTAATATATGCAGACCTTTCTAATTGATCTAATGACCATAATTTGGTGTGTCAGTCTGATGCATTTTCCTCATTAATGATTATATATTCTGGGTGATGTTAGTTTTGGTGCATTGATTGATTTGTTTTGAGCCCTAGATGTTCTGCCTTGATTAAATTTTCTCAGGAAATATTATTTTCCTCTTCCTCCATTGTCTGTAATTAGAGGtgtaaatgacctgaactttaaaACTCAAACTTGGCATACTCACTTTATTACGCTCAAACGGCTCAAGAAGATTAATTagctaaattatttaaaaaaaaattttcttttattaatgaTTAGCTAAATCTCATTTAATGATAGGCACAATAAATTATAGTGACGTCATCCATTAAATTACAATGACcataagtacataaattttatatagttatatatttaaattatacttacaattttataattatattacttataatttaatatcttatgattatatatatatatatatatacacacacacacatgaatGAGTTTGTTAACGAGCCTATAAGCCTATAAATAAGCAAATTCGGGAGTATATAAAAAAGCCAAATCGTTAGCCTAAATGAACAGAATAGTAGTAAGCTCAAGTTTGACACAATTATTAATGAGTTTAAAAATCAAGTTAGAGCTTCACTCATTGTGCAAATGAGTCAAGTCGAGCTAAGTTAAGTTTTTATCGAATCAAGTTTCGAGTAGCTCATAAATAGTTTGGCTCATTTAcactttaattgaaattaagagtGGATACGGTTCGGCTCCTAAAAAGAATCAAAATTGAACTGAACTTTGGTTCTTTTTcttttggtttggtttgattcTTAGATACCTCAATTCAATTTTGGTTCAATTCTTCAATACTTTGATTCCAACTTGGttcttgaaaaaaattttatgcaATTATTGCCTTGTGAAGTCGATCCACTCCGTCGACttgtaattaataataataataataataataataataataataataataataataataacatttaATTGTGAATAAATTTAagtaaagataattaaatttaattgatttaatacatttataattatagattgttgagaaaaattaaaaagaataagaAATGTTATaagtgtaattatatatataattaattatattaaaattgtatAATGCaactaaatgatattaaaaaagtGTCCAAAATCAATTATAACTTTATTTATTTGTTTGATATGGTTCCCGATTTGATTATTGATAAAAAATCAGAATTATATCAAAatggtaaaataaatttaatacggCTCATACTAGTAtgattcttttttaattttaattttgcagtttgatttttgatttgGCTAGAGAGAATCGTAAGGCATGCACACCCCTAACTTAAATAGTTAAAACGAAGACAAACTACTAAAAAGCTTATGTTATACATTTCTTTAATTGGCTAACTCCAATCAacttttttttgttttgttaAGGAAGTTTATGATAAAGACACATTCACTGTCGATGACAAGATGGGCGATGCAGAAATTGACATCAAACCATATATAGCGAGTCTCAAGATGGGCTTGAAAAATCTCCCAAATGGTTGTGTAGTCAAGCGAGTTCAGCCAAGCATGAACAACTGCCTTGCTGATGAGAGCTGCATTGTTTGGAACAATGGCGAAATCACCCAAGACATGCTTTTTAGATTGAGGAATGTAGAGAGTGGTGAAGTGGAGGTTCACCTTAAATGGATTGATGTTCCAGGTTGCAAGGGGTTGAAACTTGAAGGTATCAGCTAAACATATTCGTCATATATTTGTGACGTTTCCACAGATTCAAGCTTCATGACCTTGCTTGAAATGAGATTAATTACTCTTTTGTAATAAACAAAAAGAGATTTGTAGATATCTATGCTCCAACGTGACAGTGAGAATCATGGCGCACATAATGGGAGGGCTATACCTATATATGGTTAGTTTCTCCCCTGAAAACTGCCTGTGCAATATGTATCTTATTTTGCTTATAACCCTTCGATTCTGCGTATGTTTGCATCTTTGGTGCTCGCATCCTCTACAAAAATTTTAACAGGCTTGGGTATAGAAAACAGTAAATAAACCAGAGCAATCTAGAATTGACATGGGCTTTTGGGTTTGGGCCAAACCATACTTTAACAAATTGGCCTCATCTCCAGCCATTTTAGGTCGATTGGGGATTGAGAACTACCCAAGTGCTAaccaaatcataactgaaatggtGCGTATGAAACTTGCCCGATCTGATGAAGGTATTGGCAGTCTCATAAGAGATACTTGAAGAACCTTTACAATCAGTAGCTAAGAATGAATGTGATAGATCTATAGCATGACAACATTTTACTTCTTGAAAACCTGGATATATAGATAGCTTTAATTCATGGATATAttgtataattttaatattatataatcaAACCTTAATGTCCTTTAACCTAATAGTAACTATTAGGCTCATATTTGATAATATTCCCGCTTTTGATTTGTCATTAGCAAGCAAGGGCAAAAAAAGTCAATAAAAGCGGAAAGCCTACGAAATATAGGGGCTTATCCTATAACTATTGCTTTAGCAAAATTCATGATCAACTTGATGGTAAAAATCAAGAAGCGATAAGCTAAGTGGGGGAGCAGTTTATGCCCTGTACCCATCATCATCAACAACAATATAGCAGACATGCATATCGCTTCTTGATTGACAGATACCCTGAAAGGAACCAATTAATGACAAAACCCTttacaccatttttttttttaatttggtttAATGGGTAATTATTTTTTGATTCAAAAAGTGGAGATAATAACACTATAACATCACACGCTTAACAATTTTGCACTTCAATAGGCACAAGTCCAACTGGGTCATGTTTTACATGCCCTTGATGTTTGAAATTTCTAACATTATCCTAATTAATCACAAATTTGACTATGGGTGTTAGTAAGATTCTTATGTTGGGTTTTTCActgaatttatattttaatgGCTGCGGAGAAGTAAACTTAGTTTCTCACCACGGCTACTcccaaatcaattttttttaaatttattttaataacttTTTATATTTGTATCCgtttaaaataaatttgaatttatcttTTTAGTTctatattgttgatataactcCTCAAAATATACACTTGATTTAGAAACTCAGGTTCTTAGATAGCTCATGGGCCAAACCATATTAGCAGTTTGCCATAAGTAAATCGATTGGCTAGCTTGGCTCGGCCATGAGTAGATCGTCTAGCTCGGCTCAACCATGAGTAGATCGACCAACTCAGCTTAGCTATGTGTAGATCGGTTAGCTCAACTCAACCACAAATAGATCGGCTTGACCACATGTAGAAAGAGATTGGCCACGCATagtttatgtcacgacccaacttatgggccggaccggcactaggacctgggccagcctaaagtccccgaggcccgtagtaagcctaactattccttaacccaatcctaaggcctattttaagcctaatttcaagaattcaatctgacagagtccggccataatatggaccatataacgggaagtttttgactcgccggacctataaacacaatatatagcaatttggggagctcagctccctcatccaatctaatCACACTCACACATACATGTATTTAatgt
The Hevea brasiliensis isolate MT/VB/25A 57/8 chromosome 15, ASM3005281v1, whole genome shotgun sequence genome window above contains:
- the LOC110669708 gene encoding protein C2-DOMAIN ABA-RELATED 7 — translated: MENILGLLRIGVRKGINLAVRDLGSSDPYVIITMGHQKLKTKVVKRNCNPEWNEELTLSITDVNAPIKLEVYDKDTFTVDDKMGDAEIDIKPYIASLKMGLKNLPNGCVVKRVQPSMNNCLADESCIVWNNGEITQDMLFRLRNVESGEVEVHLKWIDVPGCKGLKLEGIS